One window of Desulfobacca acetoxidans DSM 11109 genomic DNA carries:
- a CDS encoding TonB-dependent receptor plug domain-containing protein: MKKQVYVISIFISLMMLVMVWLPILAQAQELEASPPALQGEEAGQAQSQETVQMVDEIAVTASRTEMRVFDTPQSVTVITREQIKASPFENVEDIVRQAAGVYNFRHFALHTNGIASPLKMRGVGSNRVLFLVDGVPQNDNFNNSIAWVAFGYIPKKAIERIEIVRGPMSALYGSEGLGGVINVITRNPQEPRESNVTGKAGNGNTFGGDIFHSQKFGDAGVLLTGGYDKSHGFFMDSPIQPYTIKRYSQVGKIFGKATYDFSPQSHLRYTQIFYIHNQGQGRPNFHNTLGLNQFILAYEHKWDTVVFKGVTYLNQANKTAFQDATGDNYSSLNRKEIFPGPSVWGLDLQTNLFPSNWATITAGAAIKKIWWKYDEDYMKVIRDGGAQGEQLFLSPFINADFSFFNHKLIVNMGARYDWIESSQGRNWDSLPDGGRAAYDNSYPTSQWDNFSPKGGVTYHPDEKTALKVTAGTGFRAPSLFELYKIQVRGGGTFFRFANPFLQPEKITSYDVGAERFFTDQLWGRVTFYQSWASDYIGDRLLNSYIKKKKTFSEYKLENISKVDIHGLEVELKWDVRKDLSLFSNYTYNISKIAKDDNDPELEGKYLPTDPLHKFHFGVWYKNPQYVNVLLQGSYYINIYYDNENTFKNGGYFTMDASISRRFFDKVELTLDLENIFNRKYPLFMATDGTTIVPGFLAMGKLTLYF, from the coding sequence ATGAAAAAACAGGTCTATGTCATTAGCATCTTCATTAGTCTAATGATGCTGGTCATGGTATGGTTGCCAATCCTGGCACAGGCCCAGGAGCTGGAGGCATCACCGCCAGCGCTCCAGGGAGAGGAAGCGGGTCAGGCGCAGAGTCAGGAAACTGTCCAGATGGTTGACGAAATTGCGGTGACTGCCAGCCGCACCGAAATGCGGGTCTTTGACACCCCCCAGAGTGTTACGGTCATCACCAGGGAGCAGATCAAGGCCTCGCCGTTTGAAAATGTGGAGGATATCGTGCGCCAGGCGGCGGGTGTGTATAATTTTCGTCACTTTGCGCTGCACACCAACGGCATTGCCAGTCCCCTAAAGATGCGGGGCGTGGGGTCCAACCGGGTTTTATTTCTGGTGGATGGCGTTCCCCAAAACGATAATTTTAATAACTCCATTGCCTGGGTGGCCTTCGGGTATATTCCGAAAAAGGCCATTGAGCGCATTGAAATTGTGCGCGGTCCCATGTCGGCCCTGTACGGTTCCGAGGGCCTGGGGGGGGTCATTAATGTCATTACCAGAAACCCCCAGGAACCCCGGGAGAGCAACGTCACCGGCAAGGCCGGCAACGGCAATACCTTTGGCGGAGATATCTTTCATTCCCAAAAATTCGGTGATGCCGGGGTCCTCCTGACCGGCGGCTACGACAAAAGCCATGGTTTTTTTATGGATTCCCCCATCCAGCCCTACACTATCAAACGCTACAGCCAGGTGGGCAAGATTTTCGGCAAGGCGACCTATGATTTCAGCCCCCAGTCACATCTAAGGTACACCCAAATTTTTTATATCCATAATCAGGGCCAGGGGCGGCCAAATTTCCATAATACCTTAGGGTTGAACCAATTTATCCTGGCGTATGAGCACAAATGGGACACGGTGGTTTTTAAAGGGGTCACCTATCTGAATCAAGCGAACAAGACAGCCTTTCAAGATGCCACCGGCGATAACTACAGCTCTCTCAATCGCAAGGAGATATTCCCCGGGCCGTCAGTCTGGGGACTTGATCTGCAAACGAACCTATTCCCGTCAAACTGGGCCACTATCACTGCTGGGGCAGCGATTAAAAAAATCTGGTGGAAATACGATGAAGACTATATGAAGGTTATCCGGGATGGCGGCGCCCAAGGTGAGCAACTCTTCCTGTCCCCGTTTATCAATGCTGATTTCTCTTTCTTCAACCATAAATTGATCGTCAATATGGGGGCGCGCTATGACTGGATAGAATCCTCCCAGGGCCGGAACTGGGATAGCCTTCCTGACGGTGGCCGCGCAGCGTATGACAATTCGTATCCCACCAGTCAGTGGGATAATTTTTCTCCCAAGGGTGGGGTGACCTACCATCCTGATGAGAAAACAGCCCTGAAGGTCACGGCCGGCACCGGGTTTCGGGCTCCCAGCCTTTTCGAACTCTATAAAATTCAGGTTAGGGGTGGAGGGACGTTCTTCCGGTTTGCCAATCCCTTCCTGCAACCGGAAAAGATTACCTCGTATGATGTGGGCGCCGAGCGATTCTTTACCGACCAACTGTGGGGCAGGGTGACGTTTTATCAGTCCTGGGCCTCGGACTATATCGGGGATCGACTGCTGAACTCCTACATAAAAAAGAAGAAAACCTTTTCGGAATATAAACTCGAAAATATTTCCAAGGTTGATATCCACGGCCTTGAAGTGGAGTTGAAGTGGGACGTCAGGAAAGATCTATCATTGTTCAGCAATTATACCTATAATATTTCAAAAATTGCCAAAGATGACAATGATCCTGAGTTGGAGGGGAAATATCTACCAACGGACCCCTTGCATAAATTTCATTTTGGCGTGTGGTATAAAAATCCTCAGTATGTCAATGTTCTTTTGCAGGGAAGTTATTACATCAACATCTATTATGACAATGAAAACACCTTTAAAAATGGCGGCTATTTTACCATGGATGCCTCAATTTCCCGCCGATTTTTCGATAAGGTGGAACTAACGTTGGACCTGGAAAACATTTTTAACCGAAAATATCCGTTATTTATGGCGACGGATGGCACTACCATCGTACCCGGCTTCCTGGCCATGGGGAAGTTGACGTTGTATTTTTGA
- a CDS encoding DUF4198 domain-containing protein has product MKRFILFLIISIMLTSVTQAHYLWVERQDNAYLIARGLLPDKLYPYAPTSIKEIKAFDTTGKLLTGQRLDGADTVRLQTKSAPAMVTVLAEWGYRVNTPTGKEFLTKQEAIDKGLKVEEAFFSTQIGKTIFAFGEALTKPVGLKFEAVPLKDPLTLAPEEELPVQFFFQGAPLTGCRVRVGKVKDWLETDSQGVVRVKLPEPGYQAIFASHRTPAPNRADIDYVLYTTFLTFQKK; this is encoded by the coding sequence GTGAAAAGATTCATTCTCTTTCTTATTATCAGTATCATGCTGACCTCGGTCACTCAGGCTCATTACCTGTGGGTGGAACGGCAAGACAATGCGTATCTCATCGCCCGAGGCCTTTTGCCTGACAAACTGTATCCTTACGCGCCCACCAGCATCAAGGAAATCAAAGCCTTCGATACAACGGGAAAACTTCTGACCGGGCAACGGCTTGACGGAGCCGACACAGTGCGTCTCCAGACCAAGAGCGCCCCGGCCATGGTTACGGTATTGGCCGAGTGGGGCTATCGCGTCAATACGCCAACCGGGAAAGAGTTTCTCACCAAGCAGGAGGCCATAGACAAGGGTCTCAAGGTTGAGGAGGCCTTTTTTTCCACGCAGATCGGCAAGACCATCTTTGCTTTCGGCGAAGCTTTGACCAAACCGGTGGGGCTGAAATTTGAGGCGGTGCCGTTAAAGGATCCCCTCACCTTAGCACCGGAAGAGGAGTTGCCGGTGCAGTTTTTTTTCCAGGGGGCGCCCCTGACCGGTTGCCGGGTCAGGGTGGGGAAGGTGAAAGATTGGTTGGAAACTGATAGCCAAGGCGTGGTTCGAGTCAAACTGCCGGAACCAGGGTATCAGGCGATTTTTGCCAGCCATCGGACGCCGGCCCCGAACAGAGCCGATATCGACTATGTGCTCTATACCACCTTTTTGACTTTTCAGAAAAAATGA
- a CDS encoding SAM-dependent methyltransferase, protein MKLKFSLLGLIFLLLTFMACPGMAAPPPAGKFFLVGLGPAGPEHTTLKALETIKKADLVLCHPELAVPFQTYLQGKEVFDPWKELWVNPEKKNLKPEERRELLAEKEKQRDEFIKQMKVRLSQGQNIALLTGGDPTVYSRTFWLMKGLDDDAVEIIPGLGAITASMAALKRASTGAKARFVLQTAARSFLGKTDPDDLARNLSKYNGTLVFYMGLKEIDNLLNTLKKYNPGDLPVAIVYYAGYPDKEKVVKGTLDTILAKITPEQEKWWGMIVVGRCLAGPGFEMNE, encoded by the coding sequence ATGAAGCTGAAATTTTCTCTGCTTGGCCTTATTTTTCTCTTGCTAACGTTTATGGCCTGCCCCGGTATGGCTGCGCCGCCACCGGCGGGGAAATTTTTCCTGGTGGGATTAGGACCGGCCGGTCCGGAGCACACTACCTTAAAGGCCCTGGAAACCATAAAAAAAGCCGATCTGGTTCTGTGCCACCCGGAGTTGGCGGTGCCCTTCCAAACATATCTGCAGGGCAAGGAGGTCTTTGACCCCTGGAAAGAATTATGGGTCAACCCCGAGAAGAAAAATCTCAAACCGGAGGAACGGCGGGAGTTGCTGGCTGAGAAAGAAAAACAGAGGGATGAATTTATCAAGCAGATGAAGGTCCGTTTGAGCCAGGGACAGAACATTGCCCTGCTCACGGGGGGCGATCCCACCGTCTATAGCCGGACCTTCTGGCTCATGAAAGGACTGGACGACGACGCCGTGGAAATTATTCCCGGCCTGGGAGCGATCACCGCCTCCATGGCCGCGCTGAAGCGGGCCAGCACCGGGGCCAAGGCGCGCTTTGTGCTCCAAACGGCAGCCCGTAGTTTTCTCGGAAAAACGGACCCGGATGACCTGGCCAGGAACCTGTCCAAATACAATGGCACGCTGGTCTTTTATATGGGTCTGAAAGAAATCGACAACCTGCTGAATACCTTAAAGAAGTACAATCCGGGCGACCTGCCTGTGGCGATCGTGTATTATGCCGGCTATCCCGACAAAGAAAAAGTGGTGAAAGGCACGTTGGATACTATTCTGGCCAAGATCACCCCGGAACAGGAAAAATGGTGGGGGATGATCGTCGTCGGCAGGTGTTTGGCAGGACCCGGCTTTGAGATGAATGAGTAA
- a CDS encoding formate dehydrogenase subunit gamma: protein MTKRDAAVEVQRFDLYFRLQHFLLFISVIILVITAIPMWGLRYPFSPFPAGVIDGFGGIERVRTVHIAAGFLLLFAFGYHILYILIHPAGRRDFLLMLPRKKDFRDFYQNILYFLGKTDTPPSFGRFAYFEKFDYWAVFWGSIIMIGTGFIMLYPAQVAVWLPPGAATAVSGAAREAHYHEAILAALALFIWHMYHVHLRPGKFPGSLVWWHGKITREEQEREHPLEREELLSLKTRR, encoded by the coding sequence GTGACTAAGAGGGATGCGGCAGTAGAGGTCCAGCGCTTTGATCTCTACTTTCGCCTGCAGCATTTCTTGCTGTTTATCAGCGTCATCATCCTGGTGATCACCGCCATCCCCATGTGGGGCCTGCGCTATCCCTTTTCCCCCTTCCCGGCCGGCGTCATAGATGGTTTCGGCGGTATTGAGAGGGTGCGCACGGTGCATATTGCCGCCGGTTTCCTGCTGCTCTTCGCTTTTGGCTACCACATCCTTTATATACTGATTCATCCTGCCGGCCGCCGGGACTTTCTGCTCATGTTGCCCCGGAAAAAGGATTTCCGCGATTTTTATCAAAATATTCTGTACTTCCTGGGCAAAACCGATACGCCCCCGAGTTTCGGCCGCTTTGCCTATTTCGAAAAATTCGACTATTGGGCCGTGTTTTGGGGAAGCATCATCATGATCGGGACAGGGTTCATCATGCTGTATCCGGCCCAGGTGGCGGTCTGGCTGCCCCCCGGGGCGGCAACCGCTGTATCCGGGGCCGCCCGGGAGGCTCACTACCACGAAGCCATACTGGCGGCGCTGGCGCTGTTTATCTGGCATATGTATCACGTCCACCTCCGCCCCGGAAAATTTCCCGGCAGCCTGGTCTGGTGGCACGGGAAGATTACCAGAGAGGAACAGGAAAGAGAGCATCCGCTGGAAAGGGAGGAATTGCTTTCTTTGAAAACCAGGAGATAA
- a CDS encoding multiheme c-type cytochrome translates to MGKKTKGKGARSALSVIILSLTLFWVFHLTSPDRGQTTPPGASSAGQVTAPAVAAAVPKKPESPAGVCPPFKLRDEQGQIIDPVHGINDKVPYSPRQTCGACHNYQLITEGFHFTQGKGEALPKEYGERYNWVLFPGNYGGNWCSPAPLYRQLAPKKNTNPRMIDMTSFDFVTASCGACHPGGGPLEYDRDGQRYDARMRDPATGFSPGGDNGLDGDYFKARWSDTGIIEADCLLCHMPEYNYKKRNDQLADLNFKWAATVGANFGTVIGKVAAGQQPEVAYNREAFDADGNVKLHLAPEPRNEACLNCHAKPGWKKRGAAFSPRTDVHLKAGMRCVDCHPAGSKATDPRIRGKEVHQIGKGDEPALFVRNDLDNTVRQCADCHISGYLNAPIAKHEGLPSLHLEKISCQACHIPHRMVKSAQVQVSDVFNTGPLISPPPKRIWTFYDPFLKYWNHYGELARFTFKDQPTDPFRPVLTWYKGKIYPVNRVHSAWPGFIEEGKPGLNQAFMKDTFLMWQQHRQNPALYPELALIRDDNGDNVPEVNRSEEIDAFLKSVKSYLTDTKFDLTGKTLVWVNNDRAYTSGTQWRTLPKSDFEASPYASVYKYSHGVAPARAALGAKGCADCHSKEAPWFTARILTYPFGEDGKPVTMSQADHLKYQTVPSDAEPWTYWTGIFFISLTIIVMVGLVGHMLLDAWRYYQGNGKGGDRD, encoded by the coding sequence GTGGGAAAAAAGACCAAAGGGAAAGGCGCCCGAAGTGCCTTATCCGTCATTATCCTGTCACTTACACTTTTTTGGGTTTTTCACCTGACGTCGCCTGATCGTGGCCAAACGACACCCCCCGGCGCTTCCTCGGCGGGGCAGGTGACGGCGCCGGCCGTGGCCGCCGCTGTTCCGAAGAAACCGGAAAGTCCCGCCGGCGTCTGCCCGCCTTTTAAACTCCGGGACGAGCAGGGCCAGATCATCGATCCGGTCCACGGGATCAACGACAAGGTTCCGTATTCCCCCCGGCAGACCTGCGGCGCCTGTCATAATTATCAACTCATTACGGAAGGCTTCCATTTCACCCAGGGCAAGGGGGAAGCCCTGCCCAAGGAATACGGCGAGCGCTACAACTGGGTCCTCTTCCCGGGCAACTACGGCGGCAACTGGTGTTCCCCGGCCCCCCTCTATCGGCAACTGGCCCCCAAAAAGAATACCAACCCCCGCATGATCGACATGACCTCCTTTGATTTTGTTACCGCCAGCTGCGGCGCCTGCCATCCCGGCGGCGGCCCCCTGGAATACGACCGGGACGGCCAACGCTACGACGCCCGCATGCGTGATCCCGCTACCGGGTTCAGCCCCGGCGGCGACAACGGCCTGGACGGCGATTATTTCAAGGCCCGCTGGTCGGATACCGGGATCATCGAAGCCGATTGTCTGCTCTGCCACATGCCGGAATATAATTACAAAAAACGCAACGATCAGCTTGCTGATCTTAATTTCAAGTGGGCCGCCACCGTGGGGGCCAACTTCGGCACGGTCATAGGCAAAGTCGCGGCCGGACAACAACCCGAAGTTGCCTACAACCGGGAGGCCTTTGACGCTGACGGCAATGTCAAACTTCATCTGGCCCCGGAACCGCGCAATGAGGCCTGCCTCAACTGCCACGCCAAACCGGGCTGGAAAAAACGCGGCGCGGCTTTTTCTCCCCGCACGGATGTCCATCTCAAGGCGGGAATGCGCTGCGTGGATTGCCACCCGGCCGGCAGCAAGGCCACGGACCCCCGGATTCGCGGCAAAGAGGTGCATCAGATCGGCAAGGGGGACGAGCCGGCTTTGTTCGTCCGCAATGATCTTGACAACACCGTCCGCCAGTGCGCCGACTGCCATATCAGCGGCTACCTGAACGCCCCCATCGCCAAACATGAGGGTCTGCCTTCGTTGCACCTCGAGAAGATATCATGCCAGGCCTGCCATATCCCTCACCGGATGGTGAAATCCGCCCAGGTCCAGGTGAGCGACGTCTTTAACACTGGCCCCCTTATCTCTCCGCCGCCCAAACGCATCTGGACCTTTTACGATCCCTTCCTGAAGTACTGGAACCACTACGGTGAACTGGCCAGGTTCACCTTCAAGGACCAGCCCACCGACCCTTTCCGTCCGGTCCTGACCTGGTACAAGGGCAAGATCTACCCGGTGAATCGAGTGCACAGCGCCTGGCCCGGCTTCATCGAGGAGGGAAAACCCGGCCTCAACCAGGCCTTTATGAAAGACACCTTCCTGATGTGGCAGCAGCACCGCCAAAATCCGGCGCTCTACCCGGAATTGGCCCTTATTCGGGATGATAATGGCGATAATGTCCCGGAAGTCAACCGCTCCGAAGAGATCGACGCCTTTCTCAAATCGGTCAAGTCCTACCTCACCGACACCAAGTTCGATCTAACCGGCAAGACCCTGGTGTGGGTCAATAATGACCGGGCCTATACCTCGGGAACCCAGTGGCGGACGCTCCCCAAATCTGATTTCGAGGCCTCCCCGTACGCCTCCGTCTATAAATATAGCCACGGCGTGGCCCCTGCCCGGGCCGCCCTGGGCGCCAAAGGCTGCGCCGACTGCCACAGTAAAGAGGCCCCCTGGTTTACCGCCCGGATACTGACCTACCCCTTTGGCGAGGACGGCAAACCCGTTACCATGAGTCAGGCGGACCACCTGAAATATCAGACCGTTCCAAGTGATGCCGAACCCTGGACCTACTGGACCGGGATCTTTTTTATCTCCCTTACCATTATCGTTATGGTGGGACTGGTCGGCCACATGCTGCTGGATGCCTGGAGGTATTACCAGGGCAACGGCAAGGGAGGCGACCGTGACTAA
- a CDS encoding (Fe-S)-binding protein — MLLEKVITYEIFRPKMDSSKEVLHSIATLADDISPAFPYINTELGGWDYDQRNQVLLLKLSAGKWITLHAQKIAIRGARDIEESRALLEWIKGQINDIYDRRDLITPRYTGQAGLKVINILKLLPMTNCKLCGYATCMAYATALREGEITLPDCLPLMEERYREKRENLQAYLESFGWRALDAT; from the coding sequence ATGCTGTTAGAAAAAGTTATAACCTATGAAATCTTCCGACCCAAGATGGATTCCAGCAAGGAGGTGCTGCACAGCATCGCCACCCTGGCCGACGACATCTCCCCCGCCTTCCCATATATTAACACGGAGTTGGGCGGCTGGGATTACGATCAGAGAAACCAGGTGCTGCTCCTCAAATTGTCGGCTGGCAAATGGATTACCCTGCACGCCCAAAAAATCGCTATCCGGGGCGCCCGGGATATTGAGGAGTCCCGGGCCCTCCTGGAGTGGATCAAGGGGCAGATCAACGACATTTATGACCGCCGGGACCTGATCACGCCCCGCTACACCGGTCAGGCGGGCCTCAAGGTCATTAACATTTTGAAGCTCCTGCCCATGACCAACTGTAAACTCTGCGGCTATGCCACCTGTATGGCCTATGCCACGGCCTTGCGGGAAGGGGAAATTACGCTTCCGGATTGCCTGCCCTTAATGGAAGAAAGATATCGGGAAAAACGGGAAAACCTTCAGGCCTACCTGGAAAGCTTTGGCTGGCGGGCCCTGGATGCAACTTGA
- a CDS encoding arsenate reductase ArsC, protein MKKVLFLCTENSCRSQMAEGLVNYDLAGEVQAFSAGVRPSRVNPRAIQAMAEIGIDISGQRSKSMDEFNEDHFDLAITLCDQAQRECPMFLNAIRLIHLGFPDPAQATGTEAEIMAEFRKVRDDIRRQLGAFLREELLAGPKVKIAG, encoded by the coding sequence ATGAAGAAGGTACTGTTTTTATGCACGGAAAATTCCTGCCGCAGCCAGATGGCCGAGGGTCTGGTCAACTACGACCTTGCGGGAGAGGTGCAGGCCTTTTCCGCCGGAGTGCGGCCCAGCCGGGTGAATCCCCGGGCCATCCAGGCCATGGCCGAGATCGGCATCGATATTAGCGGGCAGCGCTCGAAATCCATGGATGAGTTTAACGAGGATCACTTCGACCTGGCCATCACCCTCTGCGATCAGGCCCAACGGGAATGCCCCATGTTTCTCAATGCTATCCGCCTGATTCACCTGGGTTTCCCCGATCCGGCCCAGGCCACCGGCACGGAAGCGGAGATTATGGCAGAGTTCCGCAAGGTGCGGGATGATATCCGCCGACAGCTGGGCGCTTTCCTCCGGGAGGAATTGCTTGCTGGCCCAAAAGTGAAAATCGCCGGATAA
- a CDS encoding arsenate reductase ArsC: MAKPNVLILCTGNTARSQMAEAFLKKYAGESLEVFSAGYHPREINPLTLKVMAEKGLDLSGHQSKGVRDFLGKMEFRYLIIVCEVAEQTCPKNFPGVRFRVFWPFDDPAAATGSEEEKLAKFRQVRDQIDRRIQDWLHDLPRFDSHWQTCELKITTP, encoded by the coding sequence ATGGCAAAACCGAATGTCTTGATCCTGTGCACCGGCAACACGGCCCGCAGCCAGATGGCCGAAGCTTTTTTGAAAAAATATGCCGGAGAGTCCCTGGAGGTTTTCAGCGCCGGCTATCATCCCCGGGAAATCAACCCTCTCACCCTCAAGGTGATGGCCGAGAAAGGCTTGGATTTAAGCGGCCACCAATCCAAAGGGGTGCGGGATTTCCTGGGGAAAATGGAGTTCCGGTATCTCATCATCGTCTGTGAGGTGGCTGAGCAAACCTGCCCGAAAAACTTCCCAGGAGTAAGATTTAGGGTATTCTGGCCCTTTGATGACCCGGCCGCAGCCACAGGCAGCGAAGAAGAAAAACTGGCGAAATTCCGCCAGGTGCGGGATCAGATCGATCGGCGCATTCAAGACTGGCTGCACGATCTGCCGCGTTTTGATTCTCATTGGCAAACCTGTGAGTTAAAAATCACGACGCCATAG
- a CDS encoding thioredoxin family protein, which yields MKKVQVLGPGCPKCVELTKRAQEAAQAAGGDFEVEKVTDLKEIMSFGVFMTPALVVDGEVKVIGKVPSVEEIKKMIA from the coding sequence ATGAAAAAAGTGCAAGTTTTGGGCCCCGGCTGTCCTAAATGTGTTGAACTTACCAAGCGCGCCCAGGAGGCCGCCCAGGCCGCCGGCGGCGATTTTGAGGTGGAGAAGGTCACCGATCTCAAAGAGATCATGTCCTTTGGCGTCTTTATGACGCCGGCCCTGGTGGTGGACGGCGAGGTCAAGGTCATCGGTAAGGTCCCCAGCGTCGAGGAAATCAAGAAGATGATTGCCTGA
- a CDS encoding type I restriction endonuclease, whose protein sequence is MFNESSTVEQMILDAVKGPSSLTEELPPGWGKSLGGALRPLQWTYLPATNLPRQSSDVMVESWVKEALIRLNPEIAAQPDRANEVIYNLRACILSVQADGLVRANENFMAWLRGEKTMPFGEHGEHVAIRLVDLDQPGNNRFTVTNQWVYQAGPVEKRFDLVFLANGLPLVIGEAKTPTRAAVTWFDGAFQINQIYEKEVPAMFVPNVFSFATLTEVPITQALIRMGMAPGPSLALLLAGPALSLPNMIVIGRVMGWKKTAVFCSIIVIISTLAGLFYGNVVG, encoded by the coding sequence ATGTTTAACGAATCCTCCACCGTCGAACAGATGATCCTGGATGCTGTTAAGGGTCCGTCCAGTCTTACAGAGGAATTACCGCCGGGTTGGGGAAAATCTTTGGGTGGGGCCTTGCGGCCGTTGCAATGGACCTATCTACCCGCCACTAACCTCCCCCGTCAGAGCAGTGACGTCATGGTAGAGTCCTGGGTGAAAGAGGCCCTCATCAGGCTCAACCCCGAAATCGCCGCCCAGCCCGACCGGGCCAACGAGGTCATCTATAACCTGCGGGCCTGTATTCTCTCCGTGCAGGCCGACGGTCTGGTGCGGGCCAACGAGAATTTTATGGCCTGGCTCCGAGGCGAGAAGACCATGCCCTTTGGCGAGCATGGCGAGCATGTTGCCATCCGCCTGGTGGACCTGGACCAGCCGGGCAACAACCGGTTCACCGTCACCAACCAATGGGTCTACCAGGCCGGGCCGGTGGAAAAGCGCTTCGACTTGGTATTCCTGGCGAATGGCCTGCCCCTGGTTATCGGCGAGGCCAAGACCCCCACCCGCGCCGCGGTCACCTGGTTCGACGGCGCCTTCCAGATCAACCAGATTTACGAAAAAGAAGTCCCAGCCATGTTCGTGCCCAACGTCTTTTCCTTTGCCACCCTTACCGAGGTGCCCATCACCCAGGCCCTTATCAGGATGGGTATGGCTCCAGGTCCTTCCCTGGCCTTGCTGCTGGCCGGCCCGGCCCTGTCGCTGCCCAATATGATCGTCATCGGCCGGGTCATGGGCTGGAAGAAAACAGCAGTTTTTTGTTCTATAATTGTTATCATCTCTACACTCGCCGGCCTGTTTTACGGCAACGTGGTGGGCTAA